The following DNA comes from Triticum aestivum cultivar Chinese Spring chromosome 3D, IWGSC CS RefSeq v2.1, whole genome shotgun sequence.
aaatcaaactaagttcattatgatgtgcaagggaaatcaagtcatcacaatttttggacacgattcgtcatgaaacaatttgcatttgatatttaaatgaccatgttcattgcaaagttcacaagtatggctaagatattttaaattttcagcactaacatttagcctctcttgcaaccatttagtttctaagtatttgtgcctcttacaaaatctatcttccctttttggcatgtatttgcaaactctatgcactccacaaaaatcgacatgcttataagagatattttcatcatgactagtgcaatcagcattagtaccatggatattcaaggagttcatactaacaacattgcaatcatgctcatcattcaaagatttagcgccaaacattttaatgcattcttcttctaacactttggcacaattttcctttccatcatactcacgaaagatattaaaaagatgaagcatatgagacaaactcaattccatttttttgtagttttcttttataaactaaactagtgataaaacaagaaactaaaagattcgattgcaagatctaaagatataccttcaagcactcacctccccggcaacggtgccagaaaagagcttgatgtctactacacaaccttcttcttgtagacgttgttgggcctccaagtgcagaggtttgtaggacagtagcaaatttccctcaagtggatgacctaaggtttatcaatccgtgggaggcgtaggttgaagatggtctctctcaagcaaccctgcaaccaaataacaaagagtctcttgtgtccccaacacacccaatacaatggtaaattgtataggtgcactagttcagcgaagagatggtgatacaagtgcaatatggatggtagatataggtttttgtaatcttaaaatataaaaacaacaaggtaactaatgataaaagtgagcacgaacagtattgcaatgctaggaaacaaggcctagggttcatactttcactagtgcaagttctctcaacaataataacataattggatcataaaactatccctcaacatgaaacaaagagtcactccaaagtcactaatagcagagaacaaacgaagagattatggtagggtatgaaaccacctcaaagttatcctttctaatcgatctattcaagagttcgtagtaaaatagcacgaagctattctttccgttcgatctatcctagatttcgtactagaataacaccttaagacacaaatcaaccaaaaccctaatgtcacctagatactccaatgtcacctcaagtatccgtgggtatggttatacgatatgcatcacacaatctcagattcatctattcaaccaacacaaagaacttcaaagagtgccccaaagtttctaccggagagtcaagacgaaaacgtgtgccaacccctatgcataagttcacaaacggaacccgcaagttgatcaccaaaacatacatcaagtggatcaatagaataccccattgtcaccacgggtatcccacgcaagacatacatcaagtgttctcaaatccttaaagactcaatccgataagataacttcaaagggaaaactcaatccattacaagagagtagagggggagaaacatcataagatccaactataatagcaaagctcgcgatacatcaaggtcgtgccaaatcaagaacacgagagagagagagagagagagagagatcaaacacatagctactggtacataccctcagccccgagggtgaactacttcctcctcgtcatggagagcgccgggatgatgaagatggccactggtgagggatcccccctccggcagggtgccggaacagggtcccgattggtttttggtggctagcgtggcttgcggcggcggaactcccgatctattctgctccccgaagtttttagggtatatggatatatataggcgaaagaagttggtcaggggagctacgaggggcccacgagggtgggggcgcgcccaggggggcaggcgcgcctccctgcctcgtagccacctcgttgcttccctgacgtacactccaagtctcctggactgcttccgttccaaaaataactctcccgaaggtttcattccgtttggactccgtttgatattccttttcttcgaaacactgaaataggcaagaaaacagcaatttggactgggcctccggttaataggttagtcccaaaaataatataaaagtgtataataaagcccataaacatccaaaacagataatataatagcatggaacaatcaaaaattatatatacgttggagacgtatcaaggaggcaGCAagttcaatcggcttcagttagcagcattagcgaacgaaggaatcgctcgatcgggttcagttaacagccatcgatcgatcactcaggttcagtaacgtgtagcctgcagtgcaatcgcctcgggttcagttaggcgaacgcctcgctcgggttcagttagagcccaacgcctcgcacccacgcgcatacgtgtacgagagaaacgcgcatctctcggtccccgaccacccaccctaaccgggaactccccgatatttacctcgccctcgcttctaccatggttttttctgtcatggacggcccgaagaatgtcatgcagctgcgtctccggcacgcccaggacgaagagcccattttctgtcatgatttttttgtcatagaagtaggagcccaccacatctatgatgataccgggttttgtcacaattatcgtcatagaagtgtcataagtatgacaggaagttttttcgttcggcccaaaatgtcacggatgtgtctttttttgtagtgtcctcagaagcagactcctcctctgaatccatctccttgccaacaaacgcacgagccttgctggatgagctcttcttgtgagatggagactttgatgaagactttcaagaagactttgaggatttcttcttcttgttgtcatcaaaatcatattccttgctcttcttgttcttcttggtctcattgtcctattgaggacactcagagatgtactgaccaggtttcttgcattggtggcatgttctcttcctgtggtcacgagtggaagcttcatcatttcttgagctggatcttgaagactttctgaaacctttcttcttggagaacttcttcacgagcatagctagctcctttccaatgtcttcaggatccccagaactgcagtcaaactcttcttcagatgaggaaacaacttttgccttcaaagcgcgagttcggccattgttggggccatagatgtctctcttctcagataactggaactcatgtgtgttgagcctcttaagtatgtcagacggatcgagatctttgaagtcaggacattcttgaatcatcagggccagggtgtcgaatgagctgtcaagtgatctcaggagcttcttgacgatttcgtgcttggtgatctcagtggcgccaagtgcgcgaagctcatttgtgatatcaatgaggcgatcaaatgtgagctggacattctcattgtcgtttctcttgaagcagttgaagaggttgcgaagaacatcaatccttgaatctctctgcgttgagacgccttcattgaccttggagagccagtcccagactagcttcacagtttccagtgcactcacacggccgtactgtcctttggtcagatgaccacagaggatgttcttggcagtcgaatcaagttgaatgaacctcttgacatcagcagcggtgacaccttcaccgaccttaggaacgccattcttgacgacataccagaggtcgacatcaatggcttcaagatgcttgcgcatcttattcttccagtaggggtaatcagtgccatcgaagactgggcacgcaacggagacgttgattatccctgcagtcgacatagctaaaattccaggtggttaaaccgaatcacacagaacaagagagcaccttgctctgataccaattgaaagtgctagttatcaactagagggggggtgaataggcgatttttatgaaagtcttcaaaacacgaggtctttgaagacaaacagtggaaatgaacctattgatatgcagcggaaggtagactacactagacaagccatagtcaagtaggcaatgtagtgaaagcacgaagattATCAGCAGcaaggtagtatggatcaggatggaagatatgaagccaaacagtaaatagtcttcactcagtgaagtcaatcagatcagacaagcaggcaatgacttcacgaagacaaactgtaaagtaagggGAAGTGGAGGATTGAactagttgcttggtgaagacaaggatttggtagaccagttccagttgctgtgacaactgtacgtctaattagggaggctgagatttaattCAGAAgatcgcgtcttcaccttattccccttgagctaaggacacccagtcctcgcccaatcactctggtaagtcttcaaggtagacttccaaaccttcacagacttcgttcaccggcgatccacaatgactcttggatgctcagaacgcgacgcctaaccggctggaggattcacaatcctcaagtgtaacaagtcttcaggtcacgcgtacagaaagactttagtgatgcctaacactctttggtctgggtgttttgggccttgtcctcacaaggatctctctctcgaatgcttcggaggtgggttgctctcaaacgacaaaagctgtgtactaactctgagcagccaccaatttatggtgtagggggtgggctatttatagccaggaggcaacccgacctgatttgtgcgaaatgaccctgggtcactaaggaaccgacacgtgtccaacggtcggatttcaaacacacgcggcaactttacttgggctacaagcaaggctGACTCATTCAGCTCTgtataagatttgctctcattgtcttcgctcaaagaaataggattttggttgagcatcacatcagtcactctgactttgttcacttggaccccacttaacagtacggtggatcctatgactcaacaaagaaggaaaggaaactacaaaacaactgtgTCTTCGcattccatagtcttcaagtgaatgtcttcacatgtcataatcttcatcatgaatgtcttcacgaaccaccattgtgttcaatgtcttcacacatttttaggggtcatctctggtaggtaaaccgaatcaataagggactacaacctgtgttatcctgcaattctcacaaacacattagtccctcaaccaagtttgtcgtcaatactccaaaaccaactagggctggcactagatgcacttacacaagggATGATCCGGGGTGAGGATTTGTCTCATCTAGAGCCCTTGGATCAAAGGAGAGAAGATATATCTACGGAGGAGGCTTTGGGAGGTCACCTATATGAACACCTCCAACATTAGCCGCCGGCATCATCGATTATCAATCTCTGTCATCTCCCCTGCTGCACCAAGTTCATCTCCGGCATTGAAGAAAGTCCAAGAAAAGAGGAATGAAGAGGAGACTCCGCCGACGCTACCGGCCTTCGGTCCGGTGCCATCTCCATGCCTTTCTCCTGCCCCTACTCGGTGTCAGCTTATATCTTGTTCCCCCCTTCTATGTTTTCTCTTTCCGTGTTTGAGTAGTTGTACTAGTTCTTGGGGATATATATGAACTCAAGTATGATTAGAACTGAATTCCTATTAGATGCAAAATGGGCAATATGCAGAGTATGGTCCACATCAGTGACGAAATAAAACAAGTTTGTACTAGATAAGAGGTTCAAAGTAGACGGATAATATTTTGGTTAGCTGATATTTCAGTTCATTATTACACAAGGAAGCCGCCTTCATATGTCACACGCATAATTGCTTTCCCCAACAGTAGATGTACAAATGAGAACAACAAATTGACAGATAAAAAATGTTTCACAGCGATGGAAAATGGCACAACAAAGCGCGCATCCAAGTGTAGCTCTATCTTCATATATACTCGTTACATCCACTTGCCTCAGCAATTTGGCGGAATGGGTGGGGGTGGATGACAATGGCTACCAGAGATTGTAGGCCGTGGGGATCACAGCTCTTCGCACACAACGCCACGAAGTAAAACTGCTCACATGCACACATATAAAATTGGAAAACCTAAAATGTTTTAGAAGGCAACGGTGCATATTGCAGGACATCATCGTTCAAAGTCACGCCACTTATCCAGGGATGGAGCACAACAACGAAAATTGGCCACAAACATATAAACACCGCAAAGCATATAAACACCGAAAATTGGCCTCATTGATCATCATCGTCCATTTTTCCCTCTCCCGAAAAGAAGGATAACACGCATACATCGACATCGTTCCACACTGATTTTCGTTTGGGTCGAGCCAAGTTACCCCGCATTAATCAGTAACCTCATCTCGTTGAAGCCGTTTGCAACACCGCAGTGTGTACCACCCGCAAAAGAGGAAACGGAAAAGCATATGCTGCCGTCATGTGTGCTTATCGCGTTACCGCCCGAGCCCAAGAAAGAAAGGCCTTGTCGCCCGATCGACGAGTCTGTGCAGAAAAACCGGGCGACGCAAACAAGTGGCGAAAGGAAAGGAAGCAAAGCAGGCGCCTTGCACGTCCACATCAATCCACCAGGAAATATCCATCCTTTTGCTCCAACAGCGAGTTTGTTACCACCCGCGTACACACACGAACGCAAACCCCCCAACTCCGGACAAATCAACGCCCGCAAAAATAAGGAAAGGAATAATTTACAACACTAGTATGCTCTTAATTCATATCATTCTCAATTTAGTTGTGGTTAATTTAATTAAGTGGATCGCCAACGCCCGGCGCTAGCATGAAACTGGCGGGAGTTTACTCACTTCCCTCTACGAAACCGAAGCACGTCATTTCATTTATTATTTATTAGAAAAAAAACAACAATGGTCATTtttgagagagaggaggggaggggagagggagcgTGGCGCGCGTGTGGAGGCCGGGCGGGCGGCACtgactggctggctggctggcgcgTCCCAGCGGGAAATGAATGGGGCTGGGTCGTAAAAAGCTGTCCCGTAGGTGCGGCAGCGGCAGTGCTGCGCCCACCCACCCCGTCCGCTGCACCCCGGTCAGACCGGACCAGACAGGCGCCCCCGCACACGCAACGCAGCGCAGACCGCGACCCCGGCCCCACCGCGCGCCACCGAGCCCGCTCGCCGGACCCCGACCCGACCCCCCGTCCACGCGGTCCGGTCACCGCCACCGGTCCAGCACCACCAACATCGGCTCGGCTTGACGGGTCGGCTCCCGGCCCGTGTACCCGGCTCGGGCGCCCGtctgtccctctctctctctcctccgcttTGTGTTTGTGCGTGGGTGAGTGTGTTTCTCTCTCTACCCCCTACAAAGAGACCACCACCAAATCCGCCTACCCCAtatcccctccctcccctcccccgcccTCCCCACAAAACATTTCCTTCCCCTCCCCTCTTTCTACTGCCGCTCCGCTACTACTCTCGCTTCCCCTTTCCTCCATCTCCCACCCCATCCCTCGCCCCCCGCCTCGCGCAGCGGCTAGGGTTCCTCCCGCCACGCCgccggccagcagcagcagcagatgccGCCCgccgccatggcgccgccgcaggcCCCCTCCGCAGGTACGCAGGCTTCCGGATCTGGCCAGCAGGGCCGTAAtcctccactgcctcctcctcgTTGGTCGCTGACGTTTACCGGTGCTGGTTTTCTTCCGAGCAGGGGATCCGCTCTACGACGAGCTCTGGCACGCCTGCGCCGGCCCGCTCGTCACCGTCCCGCGCGTCGGGGACCTCGTCTTCTACTTCCCGCAGGGGCACATCGAGCAGGTCGGTCAAGCCCGCCTCCCTCCCCCCTCGCTTAATTCTACCCCCGCCTCGCGGTTTCGCGCGGGGAGGCTCTTCGGCTTCGGTTCGCGCGCTGAATTGTTTGCTCTCGCGGCGTTTTTTCGAATTTCCAGGTGGAGGCCTCCATGAACCAGGTCGCCGGCAACCAGATGCGCCTCTACGATCTGCCCTCCAAGCTGCTCTGCCGGGTCATCAACGTCGAGCTCAAGGTGCCCGCTTACCCCCTCCCTTTTCTCGCCCGCTTCCCTTGCTCAATTCCGCTCCGCCTTCGGAAAATTGTCTTCCACTTGTTCGTTTGCTGGGAAATTCGATTCGGTCAGCTGATTTGTCTGGCGGATTTTTGGCAGGCGGAGGCGGACACCGACGAGGTCTACGCGCAGGTCATGCTCATGCCGGAGCCGGAGGTAAGCTCTACCGTGAATTTCGCCGAGTTCACACTTGGGGGATTTTCGTCCTCTTCCGCCTGAGGTGCTAATTCCCCTCCTCTCCCTGTAATTCCTCAGCAAAATGAGATGGCGGTGGACAAGTCGACCTCTACGACGGGCGCCACGCCTCCGAGGCCGGCGGTACGGTCCTTCTGCAAGACCCTGACGGCATCCGACACCAGCACGCATGGCGGTTTCTCCGTGCTGCGCCGCCACGCTGACGAGTGCCTCCCTCCCCTGGTATGTGTCGATTCTACACCGGATCATGCGTGTGGGGCTTGTTGCCTTCGTTTTGCGGCATTTGCTGACCTGATCTATTTGGCAGGACATGACCCAGTCGCCTCCAACACAAGAGCTTGTGGCAAAGGATCTGCATGGCATGGACTGGCGCTTCCGCCACATCTTCCGCGGTAAGTTTTTGTTCCTTGCCCTGCTCTGATCTGTGGCAGTTTTTGCATCGCCATGTATGCTAGTGTGTGTGATCTGAAGCTGATAAATTCAGTAGACCATTTGGTTGTAGCTTAGCAATCAGTGACACCCCAACACATCAACACATCAAATCTGTCTATAAATTGTGAGGGTTTATCTTGTACTTGATGATGTTGATGTCATCGATGATAATTGTGTTAACCGAGTGCAAATCAACAGGGCAACCTAGGAGGCATCTCCTTCAGAGCGGTTGGAGTGTGTTTGTCAGTTCCAAAAGGCTTGTAGCTGGGGATGCCTTCATTTTCCTCAGGTCTGTTGCTGTTTCCTTCCTCACCAGCATAACAATTCTTAACCCGGTGCTAAATGTGTTCTGCTCCGTGCAGAGGAGAGAGTGGTGAGCTTCGTGTTGGTGTTAGGCGGGCTATGAGACAGCTGTCCAACGTGCCTTCTTCAGTCATATCTAGTCATAGCATGCACCTTGGAGTCCTTGCAACTGCATGGCACGCCATCAACACGAAAAGCATGTTCACTGTCTACTACAAACCTAGGTATATGAACATGTCCATGGCAATCATACTTTTCTATATGTAATCCGTTCCCATTGGCTCATTCTGAGTACTTACACTGTCTAATCTTTGGTCGATTCTAGAACGAGCCCTTCAGAGTTCATTATACCATATGATCAATATATGGAGTCTGTGAAAAACAATTATTCAATCGGGATGAGATTCAGGATGAGGTTTGAAGGTGAAGAGGCGCCAGAGCAGAGGTGACTGTTGTATTTGCTTTCCCTACAAGTGTAGTTTTGTGTGCATGATCCCCCAACAGCACCCAGTAGATCATTCCTAAtctgttgtttcctttgtcatgtAGGTTTACTGGTACTATAGTTGGCAGTGAAAATCTTGACCAATTGTGGCCTGAATCAAACTGGAGATCTCTTAAGGTAACTGTTTGATCACAATTGTTATTTTGTTACAACTTGAAGAATGTCATATTCATGGAGGTTTGCTTCTGAAACTTAGGTGCGTTGGGATGAGCCGTCAACTATTCCGCGGCCGGATAGAGTCTCTCCTTGGAAAATAGAGCCAGCTTCATCACCTCCTGTTAACCCGCTTCCTCTTTCTCGGGTCAAAAGACCTAGACCAAATGTTCCTCCAGTTTCTCCTGAATCATCTGTTCTTACAAAAGAAGGTAACGATATAAGCTCATTACTCTTACTAGAAGATTGATGAAATAGGTTCCAAATGTGACGCTCTTGAAATGTCGCTGCCATTTGCAGGTGCAACTAAGATTGATATGGATTCTGCTCAAGCACAACAAAGAAATCAAAATAGCATGGTCTTGCAAGGTCAAGAGCATATGACCTTGAGGACCAACAACCTTACTGGCAGCAATGAATCTGATGCTACTGTTCAGAAGCCTATGATGTGGTCTCCATCCCCCAACATTGGAAAAAACCATGCATCCGCGTTTCAGCAGAGGCCCTCTATGGATAATTGGATGCAGCTGGGAAGATGTGATGCTAGTTCTGGTGCTCAATCTTTTGGTGATTCCCAAGGCTTCTTCATGCAGACCTTTGATGAGGCTCCTAATCGTCATGGCTCATTCAAGAACCAGTTCCAGGATCACAGTTCTGCTCGTCACTTCTCAGACCCGTACACAAAGATGCAGACAGAGGCCAATGAGTTTCATTTCTGGAATAGCCAAAGCACCGTGTACGGCAATCCAAGAGACCAGTCACAAGGTTTCAGATTTGAAGAGCACCCATCAAATTGGTTAAGGCAGCAGCAGTTATCCCCGGTTGAACAACCCCGAGTGATCCGGCCTCACGCATCAATAGCTCCTGTTGACTTGGAGAAAACAAGAGAAGGCAGTGGTTTCAAGATTTTTGGGTTTAAAGTTGATACTACCAGCGCCCCTTCCAACCATTTGAGCTCCACAACGGCTGCAATCCATGAGCCTGTGCTACAAACTCAAGCATCCGCATCATTAACTCAATTGCAGCATGCACACGCTGATTGTATTCCTGAGCTGTCCGTAAGCACTGCTGGGACTACTGAGAATGAGAAAAGCATTCAGCAAACTCCTCACAGTTCGAAAGACGTCCAAAGCAAGTCCCATGGTGCTTCCACAAGGAGTTGCACAAAGGTATTGTTGT
Coding sequences within:
- the LOC123080389 gene encoding auxin response factor 4; translated protein: MPPAAMAPPQAPSAGDPLYDELWHACAGPLVTVPRVGDLVFYFPQGHIEQVEASMNQVAGNQMRLYDLPSKLLCRVINVELKAEADTDEVYAQVMLMPEPEQNEMAVDKSTSTTGATPPRPAVRSFCKTLTASDTSTHGGFSVLRRHADECLPPLDMTQSPPTQELVAKDLHGMDWRFRHIFRGQPRRHLLQSGWSVFVSSKRLVAGDAFIFLRGESGELRVGVRRAMRQLSNVPSSVISSHSMHLGVLATAWHAINTKSMFTVYYKPRTSPSEFIIPYDQYMESVKNNYSIGMRFRMRFEGEEAPEQRFTGTIVGSENLDQLWPESNWRSLKVRWDEPSTIPRPDRVSPWKIEPASSPPVNPLPLSRVKRPRPNVPPVSPESSVLTKEGATKIDMDSAQAQQRNQNSMVLQGQEHMTLRTNNLTGSNESDATVQKPMMWSPSPNIGKNHASAFQQRPSMDNWMQLGRCDASSGAQSFGDSQGFFMQTFDEAPNRHGSFKNQFQDHSSARHFSDPYTKMQTEANEFHFWNSQSTVYGNPRDQSQGFRFEEHPSNWLRQQQLSPVEQPRVIRPHASIAPVDLEKTREGSGFKIFGFKVDTTSAPSNHLSSTTAAIHEPVLQTQASASLTQLQHAHADCIPELSVSTAGTTENEKSIQQTPHSSKDVQSKSHGASTRSCTKVHKQGVALGRSVDLSKFGDYDELTAELDRMFEFDGELMSSNKDWQIVYTDPEGDMMLVGDDPWEEFCNIVRKIFIYTKEEVQKMNSKSSTPRKEEGSADADGANEKAHLATSSHLDN